The following coding sequences are from one Triticum aestivum cultivar Chinese Spring chromosome 5A, IWGSC CS RefSeq v2.1, whole genome shotgun sequence window:
- the LOC123108326 gene encoding transcription factor BHLH3, giving the protein MDQLDEQSFLDELMSLPREEAPAPAPAPWPAYQGSGMMTTSDLLFYGGEGAEASSGTDIAGPFLQQPMAPPQAAPPHRPHEEFNFDCLSEVCNPYRSSAGVVPGPGVVHGVGQSLAQYPLHDAMAENGTSGSKLHHGGGGSSSSPPFVFAGVAGEGSEMTRGVFSGAHPRSKLNGGTTSKNLMAERRRRKRLNDRLSMLRSIVPKITKMDRTSILGDTIDYVNELTERIKTLEEEIGSTPEELNLLNTRKNFSGVSSEEMPMRNSTKFVIEKQVDGETRIDICCATSPGVLISTVSALDVLGLEIEQCVVSCFGDLVMQASCSQEEGRSRVTSTDEIKRALFTSAGYGGRCL; this is encoded by the exons ATGGATCAGCTTGACGAGCAGTCCTTCCTCGACGAGCTCATGTCGCTGCCCCgggaggaggcgccggcgccgGCTCCGGCTCCGTGGCCGGCGTACCAGGGCAGCGGCATGATGACGACGAGCGACCTCCTCTTCTACGGCGGCGAGGGCGCGGAGGCGAGCAGCGGCACGGACATAGCCGGACCGTTTCTTCAACAGCccatggcgccaccgcaggccGCGCCTCCGCACCGGCCGCACGAGGAGTTCAACTTCGACTGCCTCAGCGAAGTGTGCAACCCTTACAGGAGCAGCGCCGGCGTCGTCCCTGGGCCTGGGGTCGTCCACGGTGTCGGCCAGTCGCTTGCTCAGTATCCCCTCCACGACGCCATGGCCGAGAACGGCACGAGTGGCAGCAAGCTGCATCACGGCGGTGGCGGGTCGTCGTCGTCCCCGCCGTTTGTGTTCGCAGGTGTCGCCGGGGAGGGCTCGGAGATGACCAGGGGCGTCTTCTCCGGCGCCCACCCTAGAAGCAAGCTCAACGGCGGCACTACGTCCAAGAACCTCATGGCGGAAAGGCGACGCCGGAAGCGTCTCAATGACCGCCTCTCCATGCTCCGCTCCATCGTGCCCAAGATTACCAAG ATGGATAGGACCTCGATCCTCGGGGACACCATAGACTACGTGAATGAGCTAACCGAGCGGATCAAAACCCTTGAGGAGGAGATCGGCTCCACGCCGGAGGAGCTGAACCTGCTGAACACCAGGAAGAATTTCTCCGGCGTTAGCAGCGAGGAGATGCCGATGAGGAATTCCACCAAG TTTGTCATCGAGAAGCAGGTCGACGGCGAAACGAGGATCGACATCTGCTGCGCCACAAGCCCCGGCGTGCTGATCTCGACGGTGAGTGCGCTGGACGTGCTGGGGCTGGAGATCGAGCAGTGCGTTGTAAGCTGCTTcggcgacttggtcatgcaggcatccTGCTCACAA gaggaagggagGAGCCGAGTGACAAGCACTGACGAGATCAAGCGGGCATTGTTCACGAGTGCAGGCTATGGAGGAAGGTGTCTGTAG